In Flavivirga abyssicola, the following are encoded in one genomic region:
- a CDS encoding outer membrane beta-barrel family protein, giving the protein MYKLFLVCTLLFSISTHAYTTDPEKNADKTGTIFGKVLDAKLNQPLPYVNIIIKNTKGAILTGGISSDDGSFKIEKVVEGDIIISIQYIGYKTFNKNITIGKGNYRVNLGNILLEAEAEGLDAITVIAETSSIQQKVDRKIITIGKDLAATGTASELMVGIPSVSVDAQTGDISLRGNQNVRVMVDGKLSNIPTAQLLKQIPSTAIKSVELITNPSAKYNPEGMSGIINIVLHKNTMVGFNGNISTTLSHEREAKFNSAINLNYRTGKFNVYTNYSNNIAKNANNGHVFRPENNSEQFFEFLTNRKSHLFKVGVDVYINDKNTISLFTNQNIAENGIISRTQAIFNNNNAFNQSQRLFADGKNNSSQYNLDYKLDFKKDGHNIELEVDHNIFDEDNPVDYMIFLGNQNDYQDFNDTDRVRTTVNLDYVNPLSDTSKLELGLQARLFNTDIDFVSTGETFNNSGILAPTPSTAFDYTRDIYSAYATFSKNFDKWTYQIGLRAEHVNVDALALQTDVISNITTPIEFNNDYFEVYPSAFFTYKPSEKNSYQLSYSRRVDRPGIGQVNPIKEWSTPLVSSFGNQSLEPQFTNSLELNYTRNLKDRKGSVTAGVFYRSISDEINRALFIDRSDVTSGRVILTHDNFDDTSAYGVEVSTNYRPTKWWSINGSFDFYSQTQKGIAESLNAPIETATVSNIVTDVDEVDNVAWNLKMFNNFKASKKISLTAFAFYRGQNQNIQFDIDPMFFINLGARVSFAQGRGSFNLNFNDIFNTMHFSGEGVKPYQQDVFFNWESHTVSTGLSYRFGGGKYRAKSRKRRDNNEKSGGGGFM; this is encoded by the coding sequence ATGTATAAACTATTTTTAGTATGCACACTATTGTTTTCAATATCTACACATGCATACACAACAGATCCCGAAAAAAATGCCGATAAAACTGGTACTATATTCGGAAAAGTATTAGACGCAAAACTAAATCAACCCTTACCTTACGTAAACATCATTATTAAAAATACCAAAGGAGCAATCTTAACAGGAGGCATTTCTTCAGATGACGGTTCTTTTAAAATTGAAAAAGTAGTCGAAGGCGATATCATTATAAGTATTCAATACATAGGATACAAAACATTCAACAAAAACATCACTATAGGTAAAGGTAACTACAGAGTTAATTTAGGCAACATTTTATTAGAAGCAGAAGCAGAAGGCTTAGATGCCATTACCGTAATAGCAGAAACCTCTTCTATACAGCAAAAGGTAGACAGGAAAATAATAACTATTGGGAAGGATTTGGCTGCTACCGGAACTGCTTCAGAATTAATGGTAGGGATCCCATCTGTAAGTGTCGATGCTCAAACTGGAGATATTAGTCTTAGGGGAAACCAAAACGTAAGAGTTATGGTAGATGGCAAGTTATCTAACATCCCAACAGCTCAGTTACTAAAACAAATCCCTTCTACAGCCATAAAGTCTGTGGAACTGATTACAAACCCCTCTGCAAAATATAATCCTGAGGGTATGAGCGGTATTATTAATATCGTTTTACATAAAAATACTATGGTTGGCTTTAATGGTAACATAAGCACAACGTTATCTCATGAGCGAGAAGCAAAGTTTAATAGTGCAATCAATTTAAATTATCGCACCGGTAAGTTTAATGTGTATACTAATTACAGTAATAATATTGCTAAAAACGCTAATAACGGTCATGTATTTAGACCAGAAAACAACTCTGAGCAATTTTTTGAGTTTTTAACAAACAGAAAATCGCACTTGTTTAAAGTTGGTGTAGATGTTTATATTAATGATAAAAACACTATTTCTTTATTCACCAATCAAAATATTGCCGAGAATGGTATTATAAGTCGTACCCAAGCTATTTTTAACAATAACAATGCTTTTAATCAAAGCCAGAGACTTTTTGCCGATGGAAAGAATAATTCTTCCCAATATAATTTAGATTATAAACTGGATTTTAAAAAAGATGGTCATAATATTGAATTAGAGGTTGATCACAATATCTTCGATGAAGATAATCCGGTTGATTATATGATTTTTTTAGGAAATCAAAACGACTATCAAGATTTTAATGATACAGATAGAGTAAGAACAACCGTTAATTTAGATTATGTAAACCCATTATCTGATACTTCTAAATTAGAGCTTGGGCTTCAAGCCAGATTATTTAACACAGATATTGATTTTGTTTCTACAGGAGAAACGTTTAATAATTCTGGTATTTTAGCACCAACACCTAGTACCGCATTCGATTATACAAGAGATATTTACTCTGCTTATGCTACTTTTAGCAAGAATTTTGATAAATGGACTTACCAAATAGGTTTACGTGCAGAACATGTTAACGTAGATGCATTAGCACTACAAACCGATGTTATTTCTAATATAACAACGCCTATTGAGTTTAATAATGATTATTTTGAAGTATATCCTTCGGCTTTCTTTACTTACAAGCCTTCAGAAAAGAATTCTTATCAATTAAGTTATAGTAGACGTGTTGATCGTCCCGGTATAGGCCAAGTAAATCCTATTAAAGAATGGAGTACACCACTTGTTTCCTCTTTTGGTAACCAATCTTTAGAACCTCAGTTTACAAATTCTTTAGAATTAAATTATACAAGAAATTTAAAAGATCGAAAAGGAAGTGTTACTGCTGGAGTATTTTATCGTTCTATTTCTGATGAAATCAATAGAGCATTATTTATTGACAGAAGCGATGTCACTTCTGGTAGAGTTATTTTAACACATGACAATTTTGATGATACTTCTGCTTATGGGGTTGAAGTATCTACAAACTACCGCCCTACAAAATGGTGGAGCATAAATGGTAGTTTCGATTTTTATTCTCAAACCCAAAAAGGTATCGCAGAAAGCCTAAACGCACCTATTGAAACAGCAACAGTTAGTAATATTGTGACTGATGTTGATGAAGTTGATAACGTAGCCTGGAATTTGAAGATGTTCAATAATTTTAAAGCCAGTAAAAAAATAAGCTTAACTGCCTTTGCTTTTTATAGAGGACAAAACCAAAATATACAGTTTGATATAGACCCTATGTTTTTTATCAACCTTGGAGCTCGAGTAAGTTTTGCTCAAGGAAGAGGTTCTTTCAATTTAAATTTTAACGACATATTTAATACCATGCATTTTTCTGGAGAAGGTGTCAAACCTTATCAACAGGATGTTTTCTTTAACTGGGAAAGTCATACGGTATCTACTGGTTTATCTTATCGATTTGGCGGTGGAAAATACCGTGCTAAATCCCGTAAACGTCGTGATAACAATGAAAAATCCGGTGGCGGAGGCTTCATGTAA
- a CDS encoding glycosyltransferase family 2 protein — MKLSVVILNYNVRYFLELCLKSVQTATTGIDAEIIVVDNNSEDESCQMVKELFPDINLIENKTNFGFSKGNNIGVSQAKGEYICILNPDTVVAEDTFLKLLKFSEEQEKVGIVGCKLINGVGLFLPESKRNIPYVKAAFKKIFGNPEDYYANHLQENEVGGVDVLVGAFMLLKRDVYNIVGGFDEDYFMYGEDIDLSYRVYKAGYNNYYYGKSSVIHFKGESTLKDKSYARRFYGAMQIFYRKHFKKNVLFDMLVWLGIGLVYVFRRIPIYNQKRVSQYVFISDVVNEKLNNVLSKKTILKKDLDVVEKQAEVIFNGNSYSYKRIIKMIEDNKDKQITFKILPKNSNFALGSDDAISRGEVIILK, encoded by the coding sequence TTGAAGCTCTCAGTTGTTATATTAAATTATAATGTTCGCTACTTTTTAGAACTCTGTTTAAAAAGTGTTCAAACAGCTACCACTGGCATTGATGCAGAAATCATTGTTGTGGATAATAATTCTGAGGATGAAAGCTGCCAAATGGTGAAGGAATTGTTTCCAGATATTAATCTTATAGAAAATAAGACAAATTTTGGTTTTTCTAAAGGCAATAATATTGGAGTTTCACAGGCTAAAGGTGAATATATTTGTATTCTAAATCCAGATACAGTAGTTGCCGAAGATACATTTTTAAAACTTTTAAAGTTTTCAGAAGAACAAGAAAAAGTAGGTATTGTTGGGTGTAAATTAATCAATGGAGTAGGTTTGTTTTTGCCTGAAAGTAAACGTAATATTCCTTATGTGAAGGCTGCATTTAAAAAAATATTTGGAAACCCTGAAGATTATTATGCAAATCATTTACAGGAGAATGAAGTGGGAGGAGTTGACGTTTTAGTTGGTGCATTTATGCTTTTAAAACGAGACGTTTATAATATAGTTGGAGGGTTTGATGAAGATTATTTTATGTATGGTGAAGATATCGATCTATCCTATAGAGTTTATAAAGCTGGTTATAATAACTATTATTATGGAAAGTCTAGTGTTATCCATTTTAAGGGAGAAAGCACATTAAAGGATAAGTCTTATGCGCGACGTTTTTATGGTGCTATGCAAATATTCTATAGAAAACATTTTAAAAAGAATGTATTATTTGATATGCTGGTTTGGCTAGGAATAGGATTAGTCTATGTTTTTCGAAGAATACCAATTTATAATCAGAAAAGAGTTAGTCAATATGTTTTTATTTCTGATGTAGTAAATGAAAAACTGAATAACGTCTTATCTAAGAAAACCATTTTGAAAAAAGATTTAGATGTTGTTGAAAAACAAGCAGAAGTCATTTTTAATGGTAATAGTTACAGTTATAAGCGTATTATTAAAATGATAGAAGATAATAAAGACAAGCAAATTACTTTTAAAATATTACCTAAAAATTCTAATTTTGCACTAGGAAGTGATGATGCAATCTCGAGAGGAGAAGTTATTATTTTAAAGTAG
- the htpG gene encoding molecular chaperone HtpG codes for MTKGNINVSVENIFPLIKKFLYSDHEIFLRELISNATDATLKLKHLTNVGDAKVEYGNPQIEVKIDKDGKKLHIIDQGLGMTADEVEKYINQVAFSGAEEFLDKYKDSAKDSGIIGHFGLGFYSAFMVAEKVEIITKSHKDEPAAHWTCDGSPEFTLEASDKIERGTEIILHIAEDSTEFLEEGRITSLLEKYNKFMPIPIKFGTKEINDPDFTPKTTKDKDGKETTEPHKQITVDNIINNPNPAWTKQPSELEDQNYKDFYRELYPMQFEEPLFNIHLNVDYPFNLTGILYFPKMSNDMQIQKDKIQLYQNQVFVTDNVEGIVPEFLTMLRGVIDSPDIPLNVSRSYLQADGAVKKISSYITRKVADKLKSLFNNSREDFEAKWNDIKIVIEYGMLSEEKFFEKADAFALYPTVDGTYYTYEELFNKIKAKQTDKDDKLVILYASDKDAQHSYIESAKAKGYEVLLLDSPIVSHLIQKLESTKENVTFARVDGDHIDNLIKKEDTTISKLDEDQKKALDDLLKEVIPSEKFMVQLEAMDSDASPFIITQPEFMRRMKEMQATGGGGGMFGMGNMPEMYNLIVNTNSELVGEILGTKTKKKQERLINQSLDLARLSQGLLKGEELTNFIKRSYEMIK; via the coding sequence ATGACAAAAGGAAATATTAATGTTTCGGTAGAGAATATCTTTCCTCTCATTAAAAAATTCTTATACAGCGACCACGAGATCTTTTTACGTGAGTTAATTAGTAATGCTACAGATGCGACTTTAAAACTAAAGCATTTAACAAATGTTGGTGATGCAAAAGTTGAATACGGTAACCCGCAAATTGAAGTTAAGATTGATAAGGATGGAAAAAAACTTCATATTATAGATCAAGGTTTAGGTATGACGGCTGATGAAGTTGAAAAATACATTAACCAAGTTGCTTTTTCTGGTGCTGAAGAATTTTTAGATAAATACAAAGATTCTGCAAAAGACTCTGGGATTATAGGTCATTTTGGCCTTGGTTTTTATTCTGCCTTTATGGTAGCTGAAAAAGTTGAGATTATTACAAAATCCCATAAAGATGAGCCTGCAGCGCATTGGACTTGCGATGGAAGCCCGGAATTCACATTAGAAGCTTCAGATAAAATAGAAAGAGGTACAGAAATTATTCTTCATATTGCCGAGGATTCTACAGAGTTTTTAGAAGAAGGACGTATTACCAGCTTACTTGAAAAGTATAATAAGTTTATGCCTATTCCAATTAAATTTGGAACTAAAGAAATAAACGATCCAGATTTTACACCAAAAACAACAAAAGATAAAGACGGTAAAGAAACAACAGAACCTCACAAGCAAATTACTGTCGATAATATTATTAATAACCCTAACCCTGCGTGGACTAAACAACCATCAGAATTAGAAGATCAAAATTATAAAGATTTTTATCGCGAATTGTACCCCATGCAATTTGAAGAGCCTTTATTTAATATTCACCTAAATGTTGATTATCCGTTTAATTTAACGGGAATATTATACTTCCCGAAAATGTCTAACGACATGCAAATTCAGAAGGATAAAATTCAACTGTATCAAAATCAAGTTTTCGTAACCGATAATGTTGAGGGTATCGTTCCAGAATTTTTAACCATGCTTCGTGGTGTTATTGATTCTCCAGATATTCCTTTAAATGTATCTCGTTCTTATTTACAAGCAGACGGTGCTGTAAAAAAGATTTCATCTTACATTACCAGAAAAGTAGCAGATAAATTAAAATCGTTGTTTAATAATAGTCGCGAAGATTTTGAAGCGAAATGGAACGATATTAAAATCGTAATTGAATACGGTATGCTTTCTGAAGAGAAATTCTTCGAAAAAGCAGATGCTTTTGCATTATATCCAACCGTAGACGGTACGTATTATACATACGAAGAGTTATTCAACAAAATTAAAGCAAAACAAACCGATAAAGACGATAAGTTAGTTATTCTTTATGCTTCAGATAAAGATGCACAACATAGCTATATTGAATCTGCAAAAGCAAAAGGTTATGAAGTTTTATTATTAGACTCTCCTATTGTATCGCATTTAATACAAAAACTGGAATCTACTAAAGAAAATGTAACATTTGCTCGTGTTGACGGTGATCATATTGATAATTTAATTAAGAAAGAGGACACCACTATTTCTAAATTAGATGAAGATCAGAAAAAAGCTTTAGACGACTTATTAAAAGAAGTGATTCCTTCTGAAAAATTCATGGTACAACTAGAAGCTATGGATAGCGATGCATCACCATTTATTATTACGCAACCAGAATTTATGCGTAGAATGAAAGAAATGCAAGCTACCGGAGGTGGCGGTGGTATGTTTGGTATGGGTAACATGCCAGAAATGTATAACCTAATAGTTAACACAAATTCCGAATTAGTTGGTGAAATTCTTGGGACCAAAACTAAAAAGAAACAAGAGCGTTTAATTAACCAAAGTCTGGATTTAGCACGATTGTCTCAAGGTTTATTAAAAGGTGAAGAATTGACAAACTTTATTAAGCGTAGTTATGAGATGATAAAGTAA
- a CDS encoding 3-oxoacyl-ACP synthase III family protein yields the protein MYNSKIIGLGKYLPDNVVTNDDLSKLMDTNDEWIQERTGIKERRWIKEGTDDTSAIMGAKAARIAIDRSGLTKDDIDFIVFATLSPDYYFPGCGVQIQDMLEMPTIGALDVRNQCSGFVYAISVADQFIKTGMYKNILVIGAEYHSNGLDKTTRGRGVSVIFGDGAGACVLSREEDNTKGVLSTHLHSEGKYADKLTVTSPSIAHWVPEILASEEEDTSYFPYMDGTFVFKHAVVRFSEVIMEGLLKNGLEKEDIDMLIPHQANLRIAQFIQKKFALRDDQVFNNIMTYGNTTAASVIIALTEAWEEGKIKEGDHVVLAAFGSGFTWGSAIIKW from the coding sequence ATGTATAATTCGAAAATAATAGGTTTAGGAAAATACCTTCCGGATAATGTTGTGACGAATGATGACTTGTCTAAATTGATGGACACTAATGATGAATGGATTCAAGAACGCACAGGAATAAAAGAGCGTAGATGGATTAAGGAAGGCACTGATGATACTTCTGCTATAATGGGAGCCAAGGCAGCTAGAATAGCCATTGACCGTTCTGGATTAACAAAAGATGATATTGATTTTATTGTATTTGCTACTTTAAGCCCCGATTACTATTTTCCAGGCTGTGGTGTACAAATACAAGATATGCTGGAGATGCCCACCATTGGAGCTTTAGATGTTAGAAATCAATGTTCTGGATTTGTATACGCTATATCTGTAGCCGACCAATTTATTAAAACAGGCATGTATAAAAATATTCTTGTTATTGGAGCCGAATACCATAGTAACGGATTAGATAAAACAACGAGAGGACGAGGAGTGTCGGTTATTTTTGGTGATGGGGCAGGAGCTTGTGTATTATCCAGAGAAGAAGATAATACTAAAGGAGTTTTGTCTACGCATTTGCATAGTGAGGGGAAATATGCCGATAAATTAACGGTAACCTCCCCAAGTATTGCACATTGGGTGCCTGAAATTTTAGCATCAGAAGAAGAAGATACATCGTATTTTCCTTATATGGATGGTACTTTTGTTTTTAAACATGCTGTGGTACGATTTAGTGAAGTGATTATGGAAGGTTTATTGAAGAATGGCTTAGAAAAAGAAGACATAGATATGTTGATTCCGCATCAAGCCAATTTACGAATAGCTCAATTTATTCAAAAGAAGTTCGCTTTAAGAGATGATCAAGTATTTAATAATATAATGACATATGGTAATACCACTGCTGCATCTGTAATTATTGCCTTGACGGAAGCTTGGGAAGAAGGTAAAATAAAGGAAGGTGATCATGTTGTATTAGCTGCTTTTGGAAGTGGATTTACTTGGGGAAGTGCTATTATTAAATGGTAG
- a CDS encoding sodium:solute symporter, with product MSATQIMLLIAAYFGVLILISYLTGKEDSNETFFKAKRQSPWFVVAFGMIGASLSGVTFISVPGWVEASQFSYMQVVFGYLAGYFVIAYVLLPIYYKLNVISIYQYLENRFGVVSYKTGAFFFFISRVLGASFRLYLVAIVLQKFVFDAYGFPFWGTVTISILLIWLYTYKGGIKTIVWTDTLQTLFMLVAVIIAIILINDKLGWSFSDFLASDELANYNKTFFTESFLAKNHLIKSFLGGMFIAICMTGLDQDMMQKNLTCKTLKDAQKNMVSFSLVLVVVNFIFLLLGALLFIYANKFNIATPMLDGKLKTDLLFPEIALNGGLSVSLAVVFLLGLIAAAYSSADSALTSLTTSFCVDFLGIEKIEKSKQKGLRKRIHVLMSIVLIFVIVAFKYILDSNVIDNLLKVAGYTYGPLLGLFAFGIFTKFKVIDKYVWIVTLISVLLSYLIGKIPAEQIGGYVIGYELLILNGLITFLGLILIRRK from the coding sequence ATGTCTGCAACACAAATCATGCTACTTATAGCAGCTTATTTTGGAGTACTAATTCTTATATCTTACTTAACCGGTAAAGAAGATTCTAATGAAACTTTTTTTAAAGCTAAAAGGCAATCTCCTTGGTTTGTTGTAGCTTTTGGAATGATTGGTGCTTCTCTTTCTGGGGTCACGTTTATTTCAGTGCCTGGTTGGGTTGAAGCTTCTCAATTTAGCTACATGCAGGTTGTTTTTGGGTATTTAGCTGGATATTTCGTTATAGCTTATGTATTACTTCCTATATACTATAAGCTTAATGTTATTTCAATATATCAATATTTAGAAAACCGCTTTGGCGTTGTTAGCTATAAAACAGGTGCATTTTTCTTTTTTATATCTAGGGTTTTAGGTGCTTCCTTCAGGTTGTACCTAGTGGCTATTGTTTTACAAAAATTCGTTTTTGATGCTTATGGGTTTCCTTTTTGGGGAACCGTAACCATTTCAATTTTATTAATTTGGTTATACACCTACAAAGGAGGAATTAAAACGATTGTGTGGACAGACACTTTACAAACCTTATTTATGCTTGTTGCCGTTATTATAGCTATTATATTAATAAATGATAAATTAGGTTGGAGTTTTTCAGATTTTTTAGCTTCTGATGAATTGGCAAACTATAATAAAACTTTTTTCACAGAATCCTTTTTAGCAAAAAACCATCTTATAAAATCCTTTCTTGGCGGTATGTTTATTGCTATTTGTATGACTGGGTTAGATCAAGACATGATGCAAAAAAACCTAACCTGTAAGACACTTAAGGATGCGCAAAAAAATATGGTTTCCTTTAGTTTGGTTTTAGTTGTTGTTAATTTTATTTTCTTGTTGCTAGGAGCGCTTCTATTTATTTATGCTAATAAATTTAATATTGCAACCCCTATGCTGGACGGCAAGCTAAAAACGGACTTACTATTTCCCGAAATAGCTTTGAATGGAGGTTTGAGTGTTTCATTAGCCGTAGTCTTTTTATTAGGTTTAATCGCCGCTGCATACAGTAGTGCTGATAGTGCTTTAACATCACTAACCACTTCTTTTTGTGTAGACTTTTTAGGCATTGAAAAAATTGAAAAATCTAAACAAAAAGGGCTACGAAAACGAATTCACGTTTTAATGAGTATCGTCCTTATTTTTGTTATTGTAGCTTTTAAATATATTTTAGATAGTAATGTTATTGACAACCTCTTAAAAGTTGCTGGTTATACCTACGGCCCATTACTTGGGTTATTTGCTTTTGGAATTTTCACCAAATTTAAAGTTATCGATAAATACGTTTGGATTGTTACATTGATATCTGTGTTACTTTCCTATTTGATTGGAAAAATTCCTGCCGAACAAATTGGAGGTTATGTTATTGGCTACGAGCTTCTAATACTGAATGGTTTGATAACTTTTCTGGGGCTAATATTGATTCGTAGAAAGTAA
- the recR gene encoding recombination mediator RecR yields the protein MEFSSKLLERAVNEMSQLPGIGKRTALRLVLHMLRQPKEQTVMLSEALQAMRNDVKFCKSCHNISDQDLCEICANPNRNETIVCIVEDIKDVMAIENTSSFKGLYHVLGGKISPMDGIGPHDLNIESLVSKVKEGKINELIFALSSTMEGDTTNFYIYKQIQEYQIFTSTIARGISVGDELEYADEITLGRSIVNRIPFESSLKL from the coding sequence ATGGAGTTTTCTTCTAAATTATTAGAACGTGCAGTAAATGAGATGTCTCAGTTACCAGGTATAGGTAAGCGAACAGCTCTACGTTTAGTATTGCATATGCTTAGGCAACCTAAAGAGCAAACGGTAATGTTATCTGAGGCTTTGCAAGCTATGCGTAATGATGTTAAATTCTGCAAATCCTGTCATAATATTAGTGACCAGGATCTTTGCGAAATATGTGCTAATCCTAATAGAAATGAAACCATTGTTTGTATTGTCGAGGATATAAAAGATGTCATGGCAATAGAAAACACGAGTTCATTTAAAGGGTTATATCATGTTTTAGGAGGTAAAATTTCACCTATGGATGGTATTGGTCCGCATGATTTAAATATTGAATCTTTAGTAAGTAAGGTAAAAGAAGGCAAAATAAATGAACTTATTTTTGCGTTAAGTTCGACTATGGAAGGGGATACCACAAATTTTTATATTTATAAACAAATTCAAGAATATCAAATTTTCACATCTACCATTGCCAGAGGAATCTCTGTTGGAGATGAATTGGAATATGCAGATGAAATTACTTTGGGAAGAAGTATTGTAAATAGAATTCCATTTGAAAGTTCTTTAAAGCTATAA
- a CDS encoding MOSC domain-containing protein, with translation MEKGIVLSLNKSETHTFKKVNQSSIKLIKGLGVEGDAHMGKTVKHRSRVAKDPSQPNLRQVHLIHSKLHDELESQGFKIKAGEMGENITTKGIDLLSLPKDTILNIGKTARIKITGLRNPCNQLNLFKEGLMNAVLGKDENGALIRKAGIMAIVLESGIIEIGDAIQVIIPDIPHIKLDRV, from the coding sequence ATGGAGAAAGGAATAGTCTTATCCTTAAATAAAAGTGAAACACACACTTTTAAAAAAGTTAATCAGAGCAGTATAAAACTAATTAAGGGATTAGGGGTAGAAGGCGATGCACATATGGGAAAAACAGTTAAACACAGGTCTAGAGTAGCCAAAGACCCTTCTCAGCCAAATTTACGCCAAGTACACTTAATACATTCCAAATTACATGACGAACTCGAATCCCAAGGATTTAAAATTAAAGCGGGAGAAATGGGAGAAAATATAACGACTAAAGGAATAGACCTTTTATCCCTACCAAAAGATACCATTTTAAATATTGGAAAAACTGCCCGAATAAAAATAACAGGTTTAAGAAATCCTTGTAATCAATTAAACCTTTTCAAAGAAGGATTAATGAATGCTGTTTTAGGTAAAGATGAAAATGGAGCTTTAATAAGAAAAGCTGGAATCATGGCAATTGTCCTTGAGAGTGGAATTATTGAGATAGGAGACGCAATTCAAGTAATTATACCCGACATACCGCACATCAAATTAGACAGGGTTTGA
- a CDS encoding phytanoyl-CoA dioxygenase family protein, protein MNYAKNKIELEENGYSVLTDFYSDSEISQILTCIENTEHNRNSFLKTKDLFAIRQLIKNIPDLADFLFNTKLTKLISDLSESEYFLTKTIYFDKPSESNWFVAYHQDLSISVDKKADLENYSNWTFKKGQYGVQPPIEILRDTVTIRIHLDKTDKNNGALKVIPKSHLKGIIRTDSKDWDIESEVICGVEKGGAMLMKPLTLHASNRTTNGKKRRVIHLEFNKHNLTEPLAWLEHYGIPPSPSIY, encoded by the coding sequence ATGAACTACGCAAAGAACAAAATCGAACTTGAAGAGAATGGATATTCTGTTTTAACTGACTTCTATTCGGACAGCGAAATAAGTCAGATTTTGACCTGCATTGAAAACACTGAACATAATAGAAATTCATTTTTGAAAACAAAGGATTTGTTTGCGATTAGACAATTAATCAAAAACATACCTGATCTGGCTGATTTTCTGTTCAATACAAAATTGACTAAATTGATTTCTGACCTTTCCGAATCTGAATATTTCTTGACAAAAACAATTTATTTTGACAAACCAAGCGAATCGAATTGGTTTGTTGCTTATCATCAAGATTTGAGTATTTCAGTTGACAAAAAAGCTGACTTGGAAAACTACTCAAATTGGACATTTAAAAAAGGCCAATATGGAGTTCAACCACCAATTGAGATTTTACGAGACACAGTAACAATACGAATTCATTTAGATAAAACGGACAAAAATAACGGAGCTTTAAAAGTAATCCCTAAATCTCACTTAAAAGGAATAATTCGTACTGACTCAAAAGATTGGGATATTGAAAGCGAAGTCATATGTGGAGTAGAAAAAGGCGGGGCAATGTTGATGAAACCTTTGACTTTACACGCTTCTAACAGAACAACAAACGGAAAAAAAAGACGAGTAATACATTTAGAATTTAATAAGCATAATTTGACTGAACCACTGGCTTGGTTAGAACATTATGGAATACCCCCTAGTCCTAGTATTTACTAG
- a CDS encoding CoA-binding protein, which yields MNKKTLVFGASLKPNRYSNYAIQRLIANKFKVVAFGLKKGDVSGVQIDDTLLPYKDLHTVTLYLSPKRQSAYYDYIVSLKPERVIFNPGTENPEFYKILKENNIPFEAACTLVLLSTNQY from the coding sequence ATGAATAAAAAAACATTGGTTTTTGGTGCATCTTTAAAACCAAATAGATATTCTAATTACGCTATTCAAAGATTAATAGCAAATAAATTTAAAGTAGTAGCATTTGGTTTAAAAAAGGGAGACGTTTCGGGCGTACAAATTGATGACACGTTACTACCTTATAAAGATTTACATACAGTAACATTGTATTTAAGCCCTAAAAGACAGTCAGCTTATTACGATTATATAGTATCATTAAAACCTGAACGTGTTATTTTCAACCCAGGAACAGAAAACCCAGAATTTTATAAGATTTTAAAAGAAAATAATATTCCTTTTGAGGCAGCTTGTACTTTGGTTTTACTTTCTACGAATCAATATTAG